The Arthrobacter burdickii genome window below encodes:
- a CDS encoding NAD-dependent succinate-semialdehyde dehydrogenase, producing the protein MAVTADQEKAVLDKVPTGLFINGEWRASSSGATFNVEDPATGRTLLTLADATPEDGMAALDAAAAAQADWARTAPRERGEILRRAFDMVTARADEFALLMTLEMGKPLAEARGEVAYGAEFLRWFSEEAVRTSGRYSMSPDGKSRLLVNKKPVGPCLLITPWNFPLAMATRKIAPAVAAGCTMVLKPANLTPLTSSLFATVLQEAGLPAGVLNIVNTTTAGAVTGPLIEDPRLRKLSFTGSTPVGRNLLAAASKNVLRTSMELGGNAPFLVFEDADLDAAVNGAMLAKLRNMGEACTAANRFIVHESIADRFAESLAERMKGMTTARGTEDESKLGPLIDQKSRDKVHELVTAAVGAGAETVTGGSPVTGDGYFYQATVLKNVPRTSRILQEEIFGPVAPIVTFRTEDEAVELANDTEYGLVAYVFTRDFNRGLRMGERLETGMMGLNAGVVSNAAAPFGGVKQSGLGREGGAEGIEEYLYTQYVGIADPYAS; encoded by the coding sequence ATGGCTGTCACGGCCGACCAGGAGAAGGCAGTACTCGACAAGGTGCCCACAGGGCTCTTCATCAACGGGGAGTGGCGGGCATCGTCCTCGGGCGCGACGTTCAACGTCGAGGACCCGGCGACGGGACGCACCCTCCTCACGCTCGCCGATGCCACACCCGAGGACGGTATGGCCGCGCTCGACGCCGCCGCCGCGGCACAGGCCGACTGGGCACGCACCGCTCCCCGCGAGCGTGGCGAGATCCTCCGCCGGGCTTTCGACATGGTCACCGCGCGTGCCGACGAGTTCGCCCTGCTGATGACCCTCGAGATGGGCAAGCCGCTGGCGGAGGCCCGCGGGGAGGTCGCCTACGGCGCCGAGTTCCTGCGCTGGTTCTCCGAGGAGGCCGTACGCACCTCCGGCCGGTACTCCATGTCGCCGGACGGCAAGTCGCGGCTGCTCGTGAACAAGAAGCCGGTGGGCCCGTGCCTGCTCATCACGCCGTGGAACTTCCCACTGGCCATGGCCACCCGGAAGATCGCCCCCGCGGTCGCGGCGGGCTGCACCATGGTGCTCAAGCCGGCGAACCTCACGCCGCTGACGTCCTCCCTGTTCGCGACGGTCCTGCAGGAGGCCGGCCTTCCCGCCGGCGTGCTCAACATCGTCAACACCACCACCGCGGGTGCCGTCACCGGCCCGCTCATCGAGGACCCACGCCTGCGGAAGCTCTCCTTCACGGGTTCCACGCCGGTGGGGCGCAACCTCCTCGCAGCGGCCTCGAAGAACGTGCTGCGGACCTCCATGGAACTCGGTGGCAACGCTCCGTTCCTGGTGTTCGAGGACGCCGACCTCGACGCGGCGGTCAACGGTGCCATGCTCGCGAAGCTCCGGAACATGGGCGAGGCCTGCACCGCGGCCAACCGCTTCATCGTCCACGAGTCCATCGCGGACCGCTTCGCCGAGTCGCTCGCCGAGCGCATGAAGGGCATGACCACCGCCCGGGGCACGGAGGACGAGTCGAAGCTCGGCCCCCTGATCGACCAGAAGAGCCGTGACAAGGTGCACGAACTGGTCACCGCGGCCGTTGGCGCCGGCGCCGAGACCGTGACCGGCGGATCGCCCGTGACGGGCGACGGCTACTTCTACCAGGCCACCGTGCTCAAGAACGTGCCCCGCACCTCGCGCATCCTGCAGGAGGAGATCTTCGGCCCGGTCGCGCCGATCGTCACCTTCCGCACGGAGGACGAAGCGGTGGAGCTCGCCAACGACACGGAGTACGGGCTGGTGGCCTACGTCTTCACACGCGACTTCAACCGCGGGCTCCGCATGGGCGAGCGCCTCGAGACGGGCATGATGGGCCTCAACGCGGGCGTCGTCTCCAACGCCGCCGCTCCCTTCGGAGGCGTGAAGCAGTCCGGCCTCGGGCGTGAGGGCGGTGCCGAGGGGATCGAGGAGTACCTCTACACCCAGTACGTAGGGATCGCGGACCCCTACGCCTCCTAG
- a CDS encoding 4-(cytidine 5'-diphospho)-2-C-methyl-D-erythritol kinase: MVSGRTVDIRSGARSVRVKAPGKINVALKVGPPREDGYHGIASVFLAVSLYEEVTATEAAGSGISVTVNGQGTLNLPADSIPLDRTNLAVRAAELLADVSPGRTGVHLDITKRVPISGGMGGGSADAAAALLACDALWGSGFSRDELAKIAVDLGADVPFALVGGTAVGLGVGDQLTPAISKTPLHWVLVTSEYGLSTPEVYRTLDEIRLRDGVDADPQPSIDPAILGAMRAGDALGLAPLLHNDLQQASLELAPALGDILDRGKAAGALAGIVSGSGPTIAFLTQSSGHAAELETLLESEGLQAASVHGPAHGARITTDFAG; this comes from the coding sequence ATGGTCTCGGGCAGAACAGTCGACATCCGCTCCGGCGCGCGCTCGGTGCGCGTGAAGGCCCCCGGGAAGATCAACGTCGCCCTCAAGGTCGGCCCGCCCCGCGAGGACGGCTACCACGGGATCGCCAGCGTGTTCCTCGCGGTGTCCCTCTACGAGGAGGTCACCGCCACCGAGGCCGCGGGCAGCGGCATCAGTGTGACGGTGAACGGGCAGGGCACGCTCAACCTGCCCGCCGATTCCATCCCGCTGGACAGGACCAACCTCGCGGTGCGTGCCGCCGAGCTCCTCGCCGACGTCAGCCCCGGCCGGACCGGCGTGCACCTCGACATCACGAAGCGCGTGCCCATCTCCGGCGGTATGGGCGGCGGCTCGGCGGACGCCGCTGCGGCCCTGCTCGCCTGCGACGCCCTCTGGGGCAGCGGCTTCTCGCGGGACGAGCTGGCCAAGATCGCCGTCGACCTCGGAGCCGACGTGCCGTTCGCGCTCGTCGGGGGCACCGCCGTCGGACTGGGCGTGGGGGACCAGCTCACCCCGGCCATCTCGAAGACGCCCCTGCACTGGGTCCTGGTGACCTCGGAGTACGGGCTGTCCACCCCGGAGGTCTACCGCACCCTTGACGAGATCCGCCTGCGCGACGGCGTGGACGCCGATCCCCAGCCCTCCATCGACCCAGCGATCCTCGGCGCCATGCGCGCCGGGGACGCGCTCGGCCTCGCTCCGCTGCTGCACAACGACCTCCAGCAGGCCTCGCTCGAACTCGCGCCGGCATTGGGCGATATCCTTGACAGGGGAAAGGCCGCCGGTGCACTGGCCGGCATCGTGTCCGGTTCCGGTCCCACCATCGCCTTCCTGACCCAGAGCTCCGGCCACGCCGCCGAGCTGGAGACCCTCCTCGAGTCCGAGGGACTGCAGGCGGCGTCCGTGCACGGTCCGGCGCACGGGGCTCGGATCACTACAGACTTCGCGGGCTGA
- a CDS encoding AAA family ATPase has translation MDVQHNIAESPADSRLAAPADPDVPGATFHDISTRILHTIETVIDGKPEAARLALTVLLAQGHLLLEDVPGVGKTLLAKSLARTIDCTVNRIQFTPDLLPSDVTGVSIFNQDSRRFEFRPGPVFANIVIGDEINRASAKTQSSLLECMEEHQVTVDGHTHTLGEPFMVVATQNPIEMEGTYPLPEAQRDRFMARISMGYPDADAEAAMLETHQSVSPLETIRPVASVADIAGMMRQVRGVYVSPAVKDYTVAIGRATREHPRLRLGASPRSLLQLLRAAKAGAALEGRDFVLPDDIAATADAVLAHRLLLDRKATSAGDTASGIVHDVLSRVPVAREVHRR, from the coding sequence ATGGACGTCCAGCACAACATCGCCGAATCTCCTGCGGATTCCCGGTTGGCGGCACCGGCGGATCCCGACGTTCCCGGCGCGACCTTCCACGACATCAGCACCCGCATCCTCCATACCATCGAGACGGTCATCGACGGCAAGCCGGAAGCGGCGCGCCTCGCGCTCACCGTGCTGCTGGCCCAGGGCCACCTGCTCCTCGAGGACGTACCCGGCGTCGGCAAGACCCTGCTCGCCAAGTCGCTCGCCCGCACGATCGACTGCACGGTCAACCGCATCCAGTTCACGCCCGACCTGCTGCCCTCCGACGTCACGGGGGTATCGATCTTCAACCAGGATTCCCGGCGCTTCGAATTCCGGCCCGGCCCCGTCTTCGCGAACATCGTCATCGGCGACGAGATCAACCGGGCGTCGGCCAAGACCCAGTCCTCACTCCTCGAATGCATGGAGGAGCACCAGGTGACCGTGGACGGGCACACCCACACGCTCGGTGAACCGTTCATGGTGGTCGCCACGCAGAATCCGATCGAGATGGAGGGGACCTATCCCCTGCCCGAGGCACAGCGCGACCGTTTCATGGCCCGGATCTCCATGGGTTACCCCGATGCGGACGCGGAAGCCGCGATGCTCGAGACCCACCAGTCCGTCTCCCCGCTGGAGACCATCCGTCCGGTGGCGAGCGTGGCGGACATCGCCGGCATGATGCGGCAGGTGCGCGGGGTGTACGTCTCGCCGGCCGTGAAGGACTACACCGTGGCGATCGGACGCGCCACCCGCGAGCACCCGCGACTGCGGCTCGGCGCGAGCCCACGGTCGCTGCTGCAGCTCCTGAGGGCTGCGAAGGCCGGAGCAGCGCTCGAGGGCCGCGATTTCGTCCTTCCCGATGACATCGCGGCCACCGCCGACGCCGTCCTCGCCCACCGGCTCCTGCTGGACCGCAAGGCCACCAGCGCCGGCGACACCGCGTCGGGCATCGTGCACGACGTCCTCTCACGGGTCCCGGTGGCCCGCGAGGTCCACCGGCGATGA
- a CDS encoding TatD family hydrolase — translation MCNSATHAAHPYAVGETPPAYREPDGTDAADTADGAPAERRRRKGGYPPLPEPLPVPVIDNHTHFDFREGPVEVSIRQALDAAEAAGVRGAVQVGTDLASSRFTADVVGQDARLLGAVALHPNDAPLLEEAGTLDDALAEIEQLATGPRIRALGETGLDYFRTGEEGRGGQLRSFRHHIDIAKRLGKALQIHDREAHDDVVATLLADGAPERVVLHCFSGDAELARTCNEHGWYMSFAGTVTFRNAGNLREALQVADPALVLTETDAPFLTPHPHRGRPNASYLVPYTVRAMAGILGADLNSLCARLTANTEAVYGSWD, via the coding sequence ATGTGTAACAGCGCAACCCATGCCGCCCACCCCTACGCGGTGGGGGAGACCCCGCCGGCCTATCGGGAGCCGGACGGCACGGACGCCGCAGACACGGCGGACGGCGCGCCGGCCGAGCGGCGACGGCGGAAGGGCGGGTACCCGCCGCTGCCGGAACCGTTGCCCGTTCCCGTGATCGACAACCACACGCACTTCGACTTCCGGGAGGGGCCGGTCGAGGTGTCTATTCGGCAGGCCCTGGACGCCGCCGAGGCCGCGGGGGTTCGGGGAGCGGTGCAGGTGGGCACCGACCTGGCCTCCTCACGCTTCACCGCCGACGTCGTCGGACAGGACGCCAGGCTCCTCGGAGCCGTGGCCCTGCACCCCAACGACGCACCGCTCCTCGAGGAGGCGGGCACCCTCGACGATGCGCTCGCCGAGATCGAGCAGCTCGCCACCGGTCCGCGCATCCGTGCGCTGGGGGAGACGGGCCTCGACTACTTCCGCACCGGAGAGGAGGGCAGGGGCGGCCAGCTCCGGTCCTTCCGCCACCACATCGACATCGCGAAGCGACTGGGCAAGGCACTGCAGATCCATGACCGCGAGGCGCACGACGACGTGGTGGCCACCCTCCTTGCCGACGGGGCCCCGGAGCGCGTGGTGCTGCACTGCTTCTCGGGTGACGCGGAGCTGGCACGCACCTGCAACGAGCACGGCTGGTACATGTCCTTCGCGGGAACCGTGACCTTCCGGAATGCCGGGAACCTGAGGGAGGCGCTGCAGGTCGCCGATCCGGCCCTCGTGCTGACGGAGACCGATGCGCCGTTCCTGACTCCGCACCCCCACCGGGGCCGCCCCAACGCCTCCTATCTGGTCCCCTACACGGTGCGGGCCATGGCCGGGATCCTCGGGGCGGACCTCAACTCCCTCTGTGCCCGCCTGACGGCGAACACGGAGGCCGTGTACGGCAGCTGGGACTGA
- the rsmI gene encoding 16S rRNA (cytidine(1402)-2'-O)-methyltransferase — MTAYRGTAGDDSGRGRIVLAATPIGNMGDATERLIGLLQSADVVAAEDTRRLHRLVQALGVTVAGRVISYHEHNEAERTSELLDLVRDGATLLMVTDAGMPSVSDPGYRLVEAAVAEGLDLTAVPGASAVLAALALSGLPTDRFCFEGFLPRKPGVRAGRLADLAAERRTMVFFEAPHRLEPMLRSLQQAFGSERPAAVARELTKVHEQVIRGSLLELLQWAQATEVRGEIAVVVAGAPEAAPSRPEDHVADVNALIEGGMRLKDAVAAVSAETRVSKRELYAAVIAAR, encoded by the coding sequence CTGACGGCGTACCGGGGGACAGCAGGGGATGACAGCGGGCGCGGGCGCATCGTCCTCGCAGCCACCCCCATCGGCAACATGGGCGACGCGACGGAACGGCTGATCGGCCTGCTCCAGTCCGCCGACGTCGTCGCGGCGGAAGACACGCGCCGCCTCCACCGCTTGGTGCAGGCGCTCGGCGTGACGGTGGCGGGCCGGGTCATCAGCTACCACGAGCACAACGAGGCGGAGCGGACGTCGGAACTCCTCGACCTGGTCCGCGATGGCGCCACCCTCCTGATGGTCACGGACGCCGGCATGCCCTCGGTCTCCGACCCGGGCTACCGCCTCGTGGAGGCAGCTGTCGCCGAGGGCCTGGACCTGACGGCGGTGCCGGGCGCCTCCGCCGTCCTCGCGGCGCTGGCACTGTCCGGCCTGCCCACGGACCGGTTCTGCTTCGAGGGTTTCCTCCCGCGGAAGCCGGGCGTGCGGGCCGGTCGTCTGGCGGATCTCGCGGCCGAGCGCCGCACGATGGTCTTCTTCGAGGCACCGCATCGCCTCGAGCCGATGCTGCGCTCGCTGCAGCAGGCCTTCGGGTCCGAGCGGCCGGCGGCGGTGGCGCGGGAGCTGACCAAGGTGCATGAGCAGGTCATCCGGGGATCACTCCTCGAGCTTCTCCAGTGGGCCCAGGCCACCGAGGTGCGGGGCGAGATCGCCGTCGTCGTCGCCGGTGCGCCGGAGGCAGCCCCGTCCCGTCCGGAGGACCACGTCGCAGACGTCAACGCGCTGATCGAGGGCGGCATGAGACTCAAGGACGCCGTCGCTGCCGTGTCCGCCGAGACCCGTGTCAGCAAGCGGGAACTGTACGCGGCGGTGATCGCAGCGCGCTGA
- a CDS encoding DUF3488 and transglutaminase-like domain-containing protein, translating into MTSTLSRPAPAPAPVPPTQAQAAPAADPWHWSVTGASLLAVLAAATSLNGVVEPWTWLPPVVRTLVPVLLAMALTRTLRLSAVLAPLAGVLALVGTLTAQFFPRQSILGVVPGPGTSLQLQRLLAQAEETVVSQVAPVLPGAGIFLVMCAALGLIAIIVDLFAVTMRMPAASGLGLLAVMVAPAIVKPNGVGMFAFLATVMAYLLLLAVAQWRENRLASGGAQASSGFAGRSMIIGAAALAVTVVLPLFVPGFNSGAFPQGARLNVWGNATGLNPAVTLGNDLRNPTGFGRIAYSTNSDSPLYLRAVTLEDFSGRRWEPDQRIGDRDRGVTEIGEERGAPEDAPEAQTVFTRITTQSYASPWLLAPYSPVGISNLLGTWAWDPANLSILATDGGSTARQRYLVESRAAELTRDGLGAIRPSDPDAVPEIFTQLPDDTPDIVRTTTEEIAGEFVNPYDKALAIQNFLRGPDFTYSVEAPVDGGYDGSGMDVMARFLESKSGYCVHYAGTMAVMARAAGIPSRVAIGYTPGSPTGNTEEGPEGTELREFIVDSRNAHAWPELYFEGVGWVQFEPTPSRGVVPTYAQQAFAPVGPRADDTDALNPGSLPDVTGQAGSTAEGSDAADNAGANGASDDARPVDGLLAVTGIALLAFLPFLARTARTRSRRRAVAGTGAFADTDGAATAAWAETTEIAGDYGYPLQPTDTPRTFAGRLARDAALAAEPATSLARLKSAFEYEEYAGHGAGIQVPEISSGGLRPSATMARPTVLPRWDDVDTLTRALRSGSSRRTRIRARLFPQSLLNRFRSSVRR; encoded by the coding sequence ATGACCTCGACACTCTCCCGCCCGGCACCCGCCCCCGCGCCGGTGCCCCCTACGCAGGCGCAGGCGGCCCCCGCCGCCGATCCCTGGCACTGGTCCGTCACGGGCGCCTCCCTCCTCGCCGTGCTCGCCGCGGCGACGAGCCTCAACGGCGTCGTGGAACCGTGGACGTGGCTCCCGCCCGTCGTCCGCACACTCGTCCCCGTGCTGCTGGCCATGGCACTGACGCGGACCCTCCGCCTGAGTGCCGTGCTGGCCCCCCTCGCGGGTGTGCTCGCGCTCGTCGGTACCCTCACGGCCCAGTTCTTCCCGCGGCAGAGCATCCTCGGCGTCGTGCCGGGGCCGGGCACCTCGCTCCAGCTCCAGCGCCTCCTCGCCCAGGCCGAGGAGACGGTCGTCTCCCAGGTGGCTCCGGTGCTGCCCGGCGCCGGGATCTTCCTCGTCATGTGCGCAGCCCTCGGGCTCATCGCCATCATCGTGGATCTCTTCGCGGTGACCATGCGCATGCCGGCCGCGAGCGGCCTCGGGCTCCTCGCCGTCATGGTCGCGCCGGCCATCGTGAAGCCGAACGGCGTCGGGATGTTCGCCTTCCTCGCCACCGTGATGGCCTACCTGCTGCTCCTCGCCGTGGCGCAGTGGCGCGAGAACCGGCTCGCATCGGGCGGCGCGCAGGCATCGTCGGGCTTCGCGGGCCGGAGCATGATCATCGGCGCGGCAGCCCTCGCCGTGACCGTGGTCCTGCCGCTGTTCGTCCCCGGCTTCAACTCCGGCGCCTTCCCCCAGGGAGCGCGCCTGAACGTGTGGGGCAACGCCACCGGACTGAATCCCGCCGTGACGCTCGGCAACGACCTCCGCAATCCCACGGGCTTCGGACGGATCGCCTACTCCACCAACTCGGACAGCCCCCTGTACCTCCGCGCGGTCACCCTCGAGGACTTCAGCGGCAGGCGGTGGGAGCCCGACCAGAGGATCGGAGACCGTGACCGCGGCGTCACCGAGATCGGGGAGGAACGGGGCGCGCCTGAAGACGCACCGGAGGCACAGACCGTCTTCACCCGCATCACCACGCAGAGTTACGCGAGCCCCTGGCTCCTGGCACCCTATTCGCCGGTGGGCATCTCGAACCTCCTGGGGACGTGGGCCTGGGATCCGGCCAACCTGTCCATCCTCGCCACGGACGGAGGCTCCACGGCGCGCCAGCGATATCTCGTGGAGAGCCGGGCGGCGGAGCTGACGCGCGACGGGCTCGGCGCCATCCGGCCCTCCGACCCCGACGCCGTCCCGGAGATCTTCACGCAGCTGCCCGACGACACCCCGGACATCGTGCGCACCACGACCGAGGAGATCGCCGGCGAGTTCGTGAATCCCTACGACAAGGCGCTCGCGATCCAGAACTTCCTGCGCGGGCCCGACTTCACCTACTCGGTGGAAGCACCCGTCGACGGCGGGTACGACGGCAGCGGCATGGACGTGATGGCGCGGTTCCTCGAGTCGAAGTCCGGGTACTGCGTGCACTACGCGGGGACCATGGCCGTCATGGCCCGCGCGGCCGGGATCCCCAGCCGCGTCGCCATCGGCTACACACCGGGCAGCCCCACCGGCAACACGGAGGAAGGCCCCGAGGGCACGGAGCTGCGCGAATTCATCGTCGACTCCCGCAACGCCCACGCATGGCCGGAGCTGTACTTCGAGGGCGTGGGATGGGTCCAGTTCGAACCGACCCCGTCGCGCGGCGTCGTTCCCACCTATGCCCAGCAGGCGTTCGCGCCGGTGGGGCCCCGCGCCGACGACACCGACGCGCTCAACCCCGGCAGCCTCCCCGACGTGACCGGGCAGGCAGGATCGACGGCGGAGGGGTCGGACGCCGCCGACAATGCCGGGGCGAACGGGGCCTCCGACGACGCGCGGCCCGTGGACGGCCTGCTCGCCGTCACGGGCATCGCACTGTTGGCGTTCCTGCCGTTCCTCGCCCGCACGGCCAGGACGCGATCGCGTCGACGGGCCGTGGCCGGAACCGGCGCCTTCGCTGACACCGATGGTGCGGCGACCGCGGCGTGGGCCGAGACGACGGAGATCGCCGGTGACTACGGCTACCCGCTCCAGCCCACGGACACGCCGCGTACCTTCGCCGGGCGCCTCGCCCGCGACGCCGCCCTGGCAGCAGAACCGGCCACGTCCCTCGCGCGGCTGAAGTCGGCCTTCGAGTACGAGGAGTACGCCGGGCACGGCGCGGGAATCCAGGTTCCCGAAATTTCGTCCGGAGGCCTTCGGCCGTCGGCGACCATGGCACGGCCCACGGTGCTTCCGCGGTGGGACGACGTGGACACGCTCACCCGCGCGCTCCGCAGCGGCAGTTCCCGGCGCACCAGGATTCGGGCGCGTCTGTTCCCGCAGTCCCTCCTCAACCGCTTCCGGAGCAGCGTCCGCCGCTGA
- the rsmA gene encoding 16S rRNA (adenine(1518)-N(6)/adenine(1519)-N(6))-dimethyltransferase RsmA, giving the protein MTTPPDAGQPAPLFGAADIRRLAAEVDIRPTKTLGQNFVIDGNTIRRIVAAANLGTDETVLEVGPGLGSLTLGLLDAAERVVAVEIDPVLAAKLPGTIAQWRPERAAALDVLLEDALRVTELPHQPTSLVANLPYNVAVPVVLNLLERFPSLRHGLVMVQDEVADRLAAPPGSKTYGVPSVKAAWYSSMAKAGVIGMNVFWPAPKIASGLVRFTRREPPATTATREQVFAVIDAAFAQRRKTLRAALAGWAGSPVLAEQALRAAGVDPTARGEVLDVAAFARIAEARAEAADRPGVI; this is encoded by the coding sequence GTGACCACGCCCCCTGACGCCGGACAGCCAGCCCCTCTCTTCGGAGCCGCAGACATCCGCCGGCTGGCGGCCGAGGTGGACATCCGGCCCACCAAGACCCTCGGGCAGAACTTCGTGATCGACGGCAACACCATCCGGAGGATCGTCGCCGCCGCGAACCTGGGGACGGACGAGACCGTCCTGGAGGTGGGGCCCGGACTCGGTTCCCTGACCCTCGGCCTGCTCGACGCCGCCGAGCGCGTCGTCGCCGTCGAGATCGATCCCGTCCTGGCCGCCAAGCTACCCGGCACCATCGCCCAGTGGCGGCCGGAGCGCGCGGCCGCGCTCGACGTCCTCCTCGAGGACGCCCTGCGTGTGACGGAACTGCCGCACCAGCCCACGTCGCTCGTGGCCAACCTGCCCTACAACGTCGCCGTGCCCGTGGTCCTCAACCTCCTCGAGCGGTTCCCCTCCCTCCGCCATGGCCTCGTCATGGTGCAGGACGAGGTGGCCGACCGGCTCGCGGCTCCTCCGGGGTCGAAGACCTACGGGGTCCCGTCCGTCAAGGCGGCGTGGTACTCGAGCATGGCCAAGGCCGGGGTGATCGGCATGAACGTGTTCTGGCCGGCGCCGAAGATCGCCTCGGGCCTGGTCCGTTTCACCCGCAGGGAACCGCCGGCCACCACCGCGACCCGCGAGCAGGTCTTCGCCGTCATCGACGCGGCCTTCGCCCAGCGGAGGAAGACCCTGCGCGCGGCGCTCGCCGGCTGGGCCGGGAGCCCCGTCCTGGCGGAGCAGGCACTGCGCGCCGCCGGGGTGGACCCCACGGCCCGAGGCGAAGTCCTCGACGTCGCCGCCTTCGCGCGCATCGCGGAGGCCCGAGCGGAAGCAGCGGATCGGCCCGGCGTGATCTGA
- a CDS encoding DUF58 domain-containing protein, whose product MVLLDKLPTRILTVRGWGFILTAVVALLFAQVLGRRDLLYVGVLLLALPLASLIVLRLVKPRFTVARRFQPQSMEIGSTTTVTLSLTAAITGGASISMEEQLPARFGQAPQFTYPSRNPRNGVSLYEYRIRSTSRGVYDIGPVTAEFTDPFGLGKSRHVLGGTDALVVTPAPVELLASALSGSRGNDGMATTHRQANPSDDDVMTREYRHGDSMRRVHWAATARHSELMVRQEESVTTPQATLLMDQRHHSFSTGFSVAFGSDGTGGNGLSSSPTFEWAVTAVMSISAHLLERNYALRFLDQHGAPALLHSSSAPFPADEEHQGPGAVAGIAEGLAALELAPETGRRAHTEEHGSTVIRAGEAARTAARRIRRTTAETSQGVSHAAFGDDLLDKLVATRNRGPLIAVLGLITLDEARALASASDYGSASYAIISSERPADSRRQLDILRDAGWHAAAASPAADLPAVWAGLEHAVGQASAASATSSTSSSSSSSTAPARSPHRAHPSRDTSHRGPA is encoded by the coding sequence ATGGTCCTTCTCGACAAGCTCCCCACGCGGATCCTGACCGTGCGCGGCTGGGGCTTCATCCTCACCGCCGTCGTGGCACTGCTGTTCGCGCAGGTCCTGGGCCGGCGCGACCTCCTGTACGTGGGCGTGCTGCTCCTGGCGCTGCCGCTGGCCTCGCTCATCGTGCTGAGGCTCGTCAAGCCCCGGTTCACGGTGGCCCGCCGATTCCAGCCGCAGTCCATGGAGATCGGTTCGACGACGACGGTCACGCTCTCCCTCACCGCCGCGATCACCGGAGGTGCGAGCATCTCGATGGAGGAACAGCTGCCCGCCCGCTTCGGTCAGGCACCCCAGTTCACCTACCCCTCGCGCAATCCCCGGAACGGTGTCTCCCTCTACGAGTACCGGATCCGCTCCACCTCGCGCGGGGTCTACGACATCGGCCCGGTCACCGCGGAGTTCACCGACCCGTTCGGACTCGGGAAGTCACGGCACGTACTCGGCGGCACGGACGCCCTCGTGGTCACCCCGGCTCCCGTCGAGCTGCTGGCCTCCGCGCTCTCGGGGTCCCGCGGCAACGACGGCATGGCGACCACCCACCGCCAGGCCAACCCGAGCGACGACGACGTCATGACGCGTGAGTACCGGCACGGTGACTCGATGCGGCGCGTCCACTGGGCTGCGACGGCGCGGCACAGCGAACTCATGGTGCGGCAGGAGGAATCCGTGACCACACCGCAGGCCACCCTGCTGATGGACCAGCGGCACCACAGCTTCAGTACGGGCTTCAGCGTGGCCTTCGGCAGCGACGGAACCGGCGGCAACGGCCTCTCCAGCTCCCCGACCTTCGAATGGGCCGTCACCGCGGTCATGTCCATCAGTGCCCACCTACTGGAGCGCAACTATGCCCTGCGGTTCCTCGACCAGCACGGCGCGCCGGCACTGCTGCACTCCTCGTCCGCGCCGTTCCCGGCCGATGAGGAGCACCAGGGACCCGGTGCCGTCGCCGGGATCGCTGAGGGTCTTGCGGCCCTCGAACTCGCTCCGGAGACGGGACGCCGCGCGCATACCGAGGAACACGGGAGCACGGTGATCCGGGCCGGCGAGGCGGCCCGGACTGCCGCACGCCGCATCCGCCGCACGACGGCCGAGACGTCCCAGGGGGTCTCCCACGCAGCCTTCGGTGACGACCTGCTCGACAAGCTGGTCGCGACCCGGAACCGCGGACCCCTCATCGCCGTCCTCGGCCTCATCACCCTGGACGAGGCCAGGGCACTGGCGTCCGCGTCCGACTACGGGTCGGCGTCGTACGCCATCATCTCGTCCGAGCGGCCCGCCGATTCCCGGCGGCAGCTCGACATCCTGCGGGACGCCGGCTGGCATGCGGCGGCCGCGTCCCCCGCAGCGGACCTGCCGGCAGTCTGGGCAGGGCTCGAACACGCGGTCGGCCAGGCATCCGCCGCCTCCGCTACGTCCTCCACTTCCTCCTCTTCTTCTTCCAGCACGGCACCGGCCCGCTCGCCGCACCGCGCCCACCCTTCCCGAGACACTTCGCACAGAGGACCGGCATGA